The following proteins come from a genomic window of Nicotiana tomentosiformis chromosome 12, ASM39032v3, whole genome shotgun sequence:
- the LOC104104080 gene encoding uncharacterized protein isoform X1, with protein MDPRRPSRVIDPKVRRVGFFAPDPHTSDPDNHPGLSSSPPGNSVIPHAFESVSQAVPVPNSTSTSRPRRSSFDESEQLVVGSYNPMQSVLGTSPTSSGIGVEGEFSEDSTHWIRQTDGFSLTSAARLTESKDDQEQISAQVAETSNEVERNGKPLKGKSTKAERRALQEAQRAAKATGKGGETSGTKLRGQSGKPTKQPSQKKDSGPMISSVATHETKGGDRPLEKDRKKDVPAPRMQFDDKNRVEKAKKRAVVKKTEARNRVELFRHLPQYEQGTQLPDLESRFFHLDPMHPAVYKVGLQYLAGDVVGGNARCVAMLQAFQQAIKDYSTPREKALGRDLTARINGYVSFFNECRPLSISMGNAIRFLKARIAKLSLTLSEAEAKAALYSDIERFINEKIILADRVITRQAVTKIRDGDVLLTYGSSSVVEMILLHAYELGKRFRVIVVDSRPKLEGKALLRRLVKGGLCCTYTHINAVSYIMHEVTRVFMGAASVLSNGTVYSRIGTACVAMVAHAFRVPLLICCEAYKFHERVQLDSVCSNELGEPDAISKVPGRLDVNSSDNWISKDNIQLLNLMYDVTPSDCVSMIITDYGMIPTTSVPVIVREYGREHLLI; from the exons ATGGATCCTCGTCGTCCCTCTCGGGTTATAGATCCAAAAGTTCGTCGGGTGGGTTTTTTCGCACCCGACCCACACACTTCCGACCCGGATAACCATCCCGGGCTTTCCTCATCTCCGCCCGGCAATTCGGTGATCCCTCACGCCTTCGAGAGCGTCTCACAGGCTGTCCCTGTTCCTAATTCTACGTCGACGTCGCGGCCTCGGCGGTCTTCTTTTGACGAGAGTGAGCAATTGGTGGTAGGAAGTTACAATCCTATGCAGTCGGTGCTTGGAACTTCGCCGACGTCTAGTGGAATTGGCGTAGAGGGAGAGTTTTCCGAGGACTCAACACACTGGATTCGTCAGACTGACGGCTTCAGTTTGACTTCAGCTGCCCGATTGACGGAGTCGAAAGACGATCAAG AACAGATCAGTGCACAAGTTGCCGAAACATCGAATGAAGTAGAAAGAAATGGAAAGCCACTAAAAGGGAAGAGCACCAAGGCTGAAAGGCGTGCACTGCAGGAGGCTCAACGAGCTGCAAAAGCTACTGGAAAAG GTGGGGAAACATCTGGGACAAAGTTACGCGGACAGTCTGGTAAACCTACTAAGCAGCCTTCACAAAAGAAAGATAGTGGCCCGATGATATCATCTGTAGCTACTCATGAGACAAAAGGAGGTGACCGACCCCTAGAGAAAGATCGCAAGAAAGATGTACCTGCTCCTAGGATGCAATTTGATGATAAGAATCGTGTTGAAAAAGCTAAGAAGCGTGCAGTAGTTAAAAAGACTGAAGCTAGAAATAGGGTAGAACTGTTTCGGCATTTACCTCAGTATGAACAAGGAACTCAGCTACCTGATCTTGAATCAAGGTTTTTCCACCTTGACCCTATGCATCCTGCAGTTTACAAG GTCGGACTGCAGTATTTGGCTGGGGATGTAGTTGGGGGCAATGCTCGCTGTGTTGCAATGCTGCAAGCTTTTCAACAAGCCATCAAAGATTACTCTACACCTCGTGAAAAAGCTCTAGGTAGAGATTTAACAGCAAGAATCAATGGCTACGTTTCATTTTTTAATGAGTGTAGACCCCTTTCTATTAGCATGGGGAATGCAATTCGCTTTCTAAAAGCTCGTATAGCCAAGTTATCTTTAACTCTTTCTGAGGCAGAAGCAAAAGCCGCTCTTTACTCAGATATTGAGCGCTTCATTAATGAGAAGATAATATTAGCTGACAGAGTAATAACAAGACAGGCAGTTACGAAGATCAGAGATGGTGATGTTCTTCTCACATATGGTTCTTCCTCTGTTGTTGAAATGATTCTGTTACATGCTTATGAGCTTGGGAAGCGATTCCGTGTAATAGTGGTAGATTCTCGCCCTAAACTTGAAGGCAAGGCACTACTTCGGAGGCTGGTGAAGGGGGGCCTGTGTTGTACATACACTCATATAAATGCTGTTTCTTACATTATGCATGAAGTCACTAGAGTGTTCATGGGTGCTGCATCTGTATTATCTAATGGGACCGTCTACTCTAGAATTGGGACTGCATGCGTTGCTATGGTTGCTCATGCATTCCGTGTTCCTCTACTGATTTGTTGTGAAGCTTATAAGTTTCATGAGAGAGTGCAGCTTGACTCTGTTTGTTCCAATGAGCTAG GTGAACCAGATGCCATTTCCAAAGTTCCTGGTAGACTGGATGTAAATTCTTCGGATAACTGGATAAGTAAAGATAATATTCAGCTTCTGAATTTGAT GTATGATGTTACTCCTTCAGACTGTGTCTCGATGATCATCACAGATTATGGCATG ATACCAACTACAAGTGTGCCTGTGATTGTGCGAGAGTATGGGAGAGAACACCTCCTGATATGA
- the LOC104104080 gene encoding uncharacterized protein isoform X2 produces MISSVATHETKGGDRPLEKDRKKDVPAPRMQFDDKNRVEKAKKRAVVKKTEARNRVELFRHLPQYEQGTQLPDLESRFFHLDPMHPAVYKVGLQYLAGDVVGGNARCVAMLQAFQQAIKDYSTPREKALGRDLTARINGYVSFFNECRPLSISMGNAIRFLKARIAKLSLTLSEAEAKAALYSDIERFINEKIILADRVITRQAVTKIRDGDVLLTYGSSSVVEMILLHAYELGKRFRVIVVDSRPKLEGKALLRRLVKGGLCCTYTHINAVSYIMHEVTRVFMGAASVLSNGTVYSRIGTACVAMVAHAFRVPLLICCEAYKFHERVQLDSVCSNELGEPDAISKVPGRLDVNSSDNWISKDNIQLLNLMYDVTPSDCVSMIITDYGMIPTTSVPVIVREYGREHLLI; encoded by the exons ATGATATCATCTGTAGCTACTCATGAGACAAAAGGAGGTGACCGACCCCTAGAGAAAGATCGCAAGAAAGATGTACCTGCTCCTAGGATGCAATTTGATGATAAGAATCGTGTTGAAAAAGCTAAGAAGCGTGCAGTAGTTAAAAAGACTGAAGCTAGAAATAGGGTAGAACTGTTTCGGCATTTACCTCAGTATGAACAAGGAACTCAGCTACCTGATCTTGAATCAAGGTTTTTCCACCTTGACCCTATGCATCCTGCAGTTTACAAG GTCGGACTGCAGTATTTGGCTGGGGATGTAGTTGGGGGCAATGCTCGCTGTGTTGCAATGCTGCAAGCTTTTCAACAAGCCATCAAAGATTACTCTACACCTCGTGAAAAAGCTCTAGGTAGAGATTTAACAGCAAGAATCAATGGCTACGTTTCATTTTTTAATGAGTGTAGACCCCTTTCTATTAGCATGGGGAATGCAATTCGCTTTCTAAAAGCTCGTATAGCCAAGTTATCTTTAACTCTTTCTGAGGCAGAAGCAAAAGCCGCTCTTTACTCAGATATTGAGCGCTTCATTAATGAGAAGATAATATTAGCTGACAGAGTAATAACAAGACAGGCAGTTACGAAGATCAGAGATGGTGATGTTCTTCTCACATATGGTTCTTCCTCTGTTGTTGAAATGATTCTGTTACATGCTTATGAGCTTGGGAAGCGATTCCGTGTAATAGTGGTAGATTCTCGCCCTAAACTTGAAGGCAAGGCACTACTTCGGAGGCTGGTGAAGGGGGGCCTGTGTTGTACATACACTCATATAAATGCTGTTTCTTACATTATGCATGAAGTCACTAGAGTGTTCATGGGTGCTGCATCTGTATTATCTAATGGGACCGTCTACTCTAGAATTGGGACTGCATGCGTTGCTATGGTTGCTCATGCATTCCGTGTTCCTCTACTGATTTGTTGTGAAGCTTATAAGTTTCATGAGAGAGTGCAGCTTGACTCTGTTTGTTCCAATGAGCTAG GTGAACCAGATGCCATTTCCAAAGTTCCTGGTAGACTGGATGTAAATTCTTCGGATAACTGGATAAGTAAAGATAATATTCAGCTTCTGAATTTGAT GTATGATGTTACTCCTTCAGACTGTGTCTCGATGATCATCACAGATTATGGCATG ATACCAACTACAAGTGTGCCTGTGATTGTGCGAGAGTATGGGAGAGAACACCTCCTGATATGA